tttcctcattttgaaAATGGTAGTCATGGTTTTGATATATTCTCTTGTGTTAGATAGCCTAAGAACGACTTAATTTGGTGAGCTCTTGCCACTATGATTATTCGCACTactaaaaaacgatttttctataCGACAACCCAGATTACAAGCGAACCGTAACTACTTGCGTTTGCAAAAATCGAGCTCTATTTTCGCATATGGCTCATTAAGAGACTCGCATGCAGAAATCCATTTTCCCATGTGGTCCTCTTAAAGAGAGGCATGTAAAAATGAGcctatttttccatgcggtaATCTTAAGGGGCCGCATGACCTCTTAAATGGTCCGTATGCAATATCTCTCCTCTTTTACATAGATATTTTAGCCAAatgcgaaaatcattttttatagtgATAAGTGCCCTtgcagcaaaaaataaaatctttataCCACACCAATAAGTAATTACACCTTCAGGTACcgaacatgaaaaaaataatatatgtaatttGGATTTCCTATCACAACGCACCAGCATCTTTGCTATTCTTAAAAGAAAGAGATCGAAACGAGAGAGATGAAAGGAAAAGGTTCACTTGAGGTTCTTTGTCATCGAGTTTCAAAATTGTCCttgaactaaaataaaataccagatataacatATCCCTAATCTTATAAAAGCAGGTCACATTAGGTCCCAAGGAAGTATTGCTCCCCAGTTTTGGtgacgtggtggctgagtcaacgtggggcccatgtgggttccacatgtcaaCCGATAATCTTCTCCCACCTATCTCCCCTTTCTTCCTATCTCAACCCAAACCTCCTAGGCAGCCGACAACAGGTGGGAAGAAGAGTGGCGACTGACGGCTGCGTCATGGACCTGCACGGCGAAGAGCGCGAACCTGCGTCATGGACCTGTGTCGTCCCCTCGGGTTACACTTCCACATCGTTGCGTGGCAGCTTGCTACGCATCTGCGCCGCGTCCGCATCGTGGTCGCATGCCAGCCACACCGTCGGGATTGGCGAGAGGATCCCCAACAGTTGGGAGATGAAGTACGTTGCGATGCCTGAGCATAGTCGCGAGCACCACTAACTCCATGAGTGTCCGTGCATGCACGTGAAGAGGACGCTGGACGCTGAATCGCGGGAGAGGTGTGTGGTGGCCGGTGACCAGTAGGGAGAAAGGTGGTGGTCGTTGGGTGGCGGTAGTAGGTAGAAGCCCAACAACGGCGCCTGGCGATGGGTGGGGAGAAGGCTGGCAGCTAACAAGAAGCTTGGCAGTGGCGAGCGGCAGGGAGAAGGGCACATGCGTCGAGGACGATGCGACCACAATGTGGTGCAGATGGAGTTGACCTCGAAGACGATGCGGCGGAACCGTGCGTGCTCCTCTGCGGACGAGAGGCGGAGCTCGGTGACACCTGAACACATCGGCTTTTGAACAGCTCCGAGGGCGACTATGAGCTTGAGGGATAGGAGCTTGGCCAGTGTGACGAGGCAGAAACCCCAGCACGCGCGCGTGCATGTGAAGATGACATTGCAGTTGTAGTTGGGACCCACGCCGCACCACTCGCCCGCGCAAGTCCATGATGTGAGCGCTCCCGGCCGTCGAGCTTTTCCTCGCCGACCGACACCCTTTTCCCCACCCATTGGCGGATGCCTAGGAGGTTTGGGTTGAGATGGGAGTAGAGGGGAGTGAGGTGGAAGAAGATTGCCAGTTGACTTGTGGGGTCCATGTGggactcagccaccacgtcaACAAAACCGAAAAACAATACTACCTTTGGTATCAAAAGTGATTCGGTTTTACAAGATTAGAGGGTTCAGGACCGTTTAAAACTCAACGACAAGATAaggggaccttagatgaacttttTTTGGGAGATGAAAAAATTCCAGCTTCATGGGCCTGTGCATATGACCCATAGGGCTGGACGAAAAGCTCATGGCTCGTGACCAGCTCGGCTCGACTGAACTTGGCTCATTATGGTTTTGAAACAAGCCGAGCTGCAATTTCAACTTGTTAggcataacgagccagctcgagctggcttacGAGTTGCtcgcgagccttaacgagcTTACATGTGGAGATAAatcaaatttttttcatttttaaatttttattttttaatatttacagaaatattgtGCCggagaaaatatttacagaagtaGACCCTGTCGCGGCCCTCGGGGAGAGCGGCAGGGTGATGTGAGGGACGGACTACCCTCTTGCAGCCCTtgtagagggcggcaagggactatttgtgtaaatattttggatggtataatatttctgtaaatatttaaacaataaaaaataaaaaagaaaaaaaatcgagaTAAATCTGTAGGACTTCCATGGCCCATAAACAAAGGCCCCATGACAGCATGCGTCAATAGAAAAGTCTACCGAAGAGAAAAATATCGCTTCCCCTTCCTGTCATCCATCTCCAAACTCCAATCCAGATCGAGTGGCCGTCCGCCGCTCCGCGCCTCCGCCCTGCTACCTGCGCCTCCGCGTCGTGCTCCCTGCGTCCATCCCTCGCCACGCCTTGCCGCACCAACAGCGCTCCCTgcacctccgcctccctccccaatccgtcccgtctcctcgcccgccgccctcgcctgcCATCCTGCCAGCATAGGTGGCGCCGCCGTTCTCCTGCTCCCGGTGCATTCGCTCACCGGTGAGCATCCTAATCCATCCCATCCGGCCTCGGCCTCGTCCTCGAATTTCGTCTCCTCGCCCGGCGTCCTCCTGCATCCACCGCATCGTCGCTCGCCGGTGAGCATCCCTCCCTTCCCACACCTCATCAGGTGTTCTGCCCAGTTCCACCTACTTTCAActtgttaattttgatttttgtttttagcGGATGTAATTTGGTTACTGAATCTCATCCAAACACCCTTAGAATAGTTGCATTAGAACGAAAAATGTAAGCTCACATCATTTGTACTCATCCAAACTCACATAATTTGTAATATTTATTAAGTATCAATAAGTAAAACGGATGATTTACCATGtgacaaattaattattaaaataaattgtaTTCATCCGTTGTAATGCACGGATATTTTTAAATGATTTACTAGCTGCTGCCATTAGGTAATCTTTcacatttttttacttactaTGAAATCCAAATCtctgattcttttctttttacaatTAATGTTTGGTTCAAAACTTACCCACTAGGTAATCTTTCACATTTTTTTACTTCTGaatctctgaatttttttttttaccattaatGTTTGGTTCAAAACTTGTGGGCTAAACTGAAGAGAGGTGTGCTGAGTGGAGGGAGGTAGCGAACTAGATTAGGACTAAAAAGGAATGAAAGAATGGACTTTAGGCCCAAAACTAAGGAAAAGAACTAAGGaaaattttcattaacttttttaattaaactGTATAGCGATCCTAATGTTTCAATTCATTACTTGATTCCTAATTACGGTGGTATCactatgaaacattttttatctgttgcaatgcacggatattttttttcggaaatttaactatttgccacttttgggATATGGCAATTAATGATTTGCCACTtgctgtctatgacatgtgggctctcatttgtctatgacatgtgggcctagtgGCAAATTGTTAagcaccactcgtaagagtggcaaatagttaaaagtccctttttttttccttagttgTAACTAAATCCTTCACCTGAAGGGAAcgggaggagaaggcgaggttAGAGAATCCTAGACGTTCGTTGGTTCTTGGACGGTCTAGTTTCACCCCAACTGCTTAACCTGCAGTCGATGCAACGACTGCACCTGATCCAGGCGTTACACATTCTATCCGGTATCGCGTCGACGACCGCCACACTTGAGCCAGTGGTAGTTATGGCCGAGAAGAGCGTggccccttcctccttcctcctttgccTCTCGTCGACGCTTCCTGGACTCCTCCTTCCACCGTAGCGCGCGCCACGCTCGCTACATGGCCGGCGTAGCGCGGAGTCCCATTAGGACTTGAGAGTGATTTCTTCTTTctaaaatgatttggattggtTTCGTTTCTTCGGCGTAGCCCGGAGTCCCATTAGGACTTGAGTGATTTCTTCTTTCTGAAATGACTTGGATTGGTTTCGTTTCTTCCGTTGGTGATGAACTGTGGCTCCTTTGATTGGTTTCGTAGCTTTTTCTAGCATTTTATCTGTTGCGGACAAAACCCCTTACCTCTCCCGTATAACCCATtagtttttgagtttttttttttgcgtgatAATAGAGAGCACTGATAGATATTACTCGAAACGAAACGTACTGGTGTGTACTAGCACTTTATTATTTCCAAAGAGTTTGATGGTTTCTTTGCCTACTTGCCTGGATCACGTTAGGTGCGATTTACCTTTAATAATTCAAAATAGATTGATCAGTATCTAcgaacaaaaaaagaagatagtAAAATGTTTATTGCACATTTACGATATGGTAGGATTCCAAGCACTGCTTGTTAGTTTGTTAGTTAATAGTAGTTTGTAATCATTTAGATGCCACAATTCAAAGCCTTTCTCAGTTACCCAGTGCATTTTTGTACTAGTTTTAAGCAAAATGTTCTTGATCTCTGCGCAGTTGGGGATCCCACTGACTTGCTGATTGCAACTGTCAGTGTGGTGATTGGACTGCATCAGTTGTGGGAATTGAACTGGTCAAGTCTCAGACTAATACAATGCAAGGCATTTTTGCATGTGGTTCAATTTCCTCGGCCCATGGATCATGCTTTAGACCAGCTTGTCTTGCAGTGGATGATCTGAGGCtgttttacaaaataaattcaGTAACCTGTGGAGCGTACTCGTGGCGTTGGTGTGTGAAAAAACTACATATGAGGACCAATAGAAGGCAAATGGGTACTACGGTGAGAACTAATGCTAGATGGCTATTTGGAGGCGATGGCCGTAGCAGTAGTAATGCAAGGATGGAACGCAGTGAGTCTGCTAACGAAGACATCTTAATCTTCTACTTCCAATTGGACCTACAAACCCGGATACAGGTGAGTTGTTGCTTCCTTACCATCATTTTCTAAAGCGAATAAAGTTACCAATCCAGCCGGCAGCTATTCTTTTTTCACGGATCAATTCCCTAGACTAGTAGCAATCGGCTAACTAAATCTACTATCATGATCATTGCATCATTCTTAGTTGCTAGTCACTGGTTCATGCAACTGTTTGATACTTACCTATGCACGTCCAGCCTAACTATTGAATTTCTTGGTTCTTACTAGTATGCATTGAATATAGAGCAATTTGATGTGGCAAAACAATTGAGGGAAAAACTCACAGAGGTACCAAATGACTTCACTTGAAGATAAATGAATTCATTGTATGAGACTTGCTAAAGAAAATATCCTCCTCTAGATTGAAACAGTGATAATTAGGCAACGTGAAGCTAAAAGAGGCTCATCAAAGACTGAAGCTCAGGACAAAGCTATCAACCTTTTACGCGTGCGGTATGTTAATAGTTTCCATTTCTCCATGACGTTCTAGTGTTATGTAGCATTGGTTCATTTGAGAGATCACTTAGCTTTATCCATTTGTTTCAGTGCGGATTTGCAAAAGGCTGTTGACAGTGAAAACTATGCTTTGGCAGCTGCACTGCGTGATGAAATTGCTAAACTTGAGGTACAGCAAAACTGTAGTGCACCGGCCATGTGATGGTAATGTGTAAATAACATATTAACTTCAAACATCATGTAGACAGAGTCTCTGGCAGTCTCCGCTAAGGCCCTTGCATatcaaaatatgaaatatgcATTTCGACTAGGGCAGAAAGTACGCCATAAGGTACACGGTGAGTACTACTGCTATACTACCCACTTCGTATTATTGTTTACACATTATTTCTGAAGCTATCCAGAAAATGGATAACTACTACAAATTTCTTTTCAAACTTTATATAAGAAGTTAATTTTTCATAATTGCCATTATCCTTAAATGTAACATTTGCATGTGTTAAAGCACACTTTGTATCAAATATTAAACTTCAGTGAACATGCTTTAGTTTCTCTTCTTAATTTTACATCACCTGCTGAAGGATATAGAGCTGTGATTTGTGGCATGGATCATGTGTGCTGTGAATCCAAGTCATGGATGGAGACAGCAAATGTGGAAAACTTGTCCAAAGGACCGAATCAACCTTTTTATCAAGTAAATGCTGCTTGACTTATTCCAATTTAAGTAGTTCCTCAATGCCCATAGTTCATAGAAATATCATTTCCTTCATGTAGCATCAGTTGTGACTTGTTTATCATGGATGGCGATTATGTGTAATAATACCTACCTGTTCTTGTTCTTAATTTGCAAACTCACTTGTGGAATTGAGATGGTGATATTCATCATTGCCTTTTTCTCCTCCCTTTTGGATTTGTTCGGTATAATCAGGACGTTCATGATGCAATTTTATTAGCCTGCGATTGACTGTTTCTCTATGCAACTAATGCTTACTTTTGGATGATATTGCCCATGCATACTGATGTGTTTGCATAGTTTAGTCTTTTGAGAATTGAGATGCTTAGTGATCCTCTGTGATTCATTGCCGAAATCTTGCAGCTCCTTGTTGATGTATATGCTGATCCAGAACTCCTTGTTGCATATGgtattgatttttcttttccactGTTTACACTTAGTTTATGAGGCAGTTGACTTTGAGCTATATTTTCACATAAAACATTTATTTCCTTTTATGGCGTTTTAAATTCCATATGCTAACTCAGATTTATTACGACTTTATCTTTAGTTATGCTGTTATTAAAGAAGCCTCATCAGGCTATTGTTCAGAAAAATCACCAGAGACAGCTCACTATATTTTTACTCGACCTGAAAAATATAAACTAGCAGGTTCTCTACTCAGTTTATAAATTACCTTTGCTCAGTGAAAATGAACAACTATGTGCTGATTCGCATGTCAAAATAATTCCACTATTTTGATAGACATGACAACTGGTGGAAATTCTATCTTGAGATCTGTAACTTTTAATGAGCAATCTTGTTTTGTGTAAAATGGCAGAAGAAGGCAAGATAGTAGGCTAATTCAGTAGTCAAATGATCAAATCCATCTTCACTTACTGTTTTATGTCTATGATGTGCCATTTTGAGACATGTTATGTCTGTATAATTTCAGTTGCAGAAGAAAATCTTGCAGAGGCTGAAATACCAGAGAAAGTGAGTTTGAGTTCTTCATTTGCTTGGTGGTTTTCATTTTTGGTCAAATTGAACTAATGCTGTCCGCCTGTCCCCGTTTATTTACAGGGAAGATTTGATCACCCCTATATTGAATTTCTGTTTTTTGGCGAGGACACTGCTGGGGACTTCATTCCTATCAAGCAGCTTCGTGAGAAGTATGATCAGCCACGTTATGAAGCTTCTGgggatgaagatgacgatgatggcAGCACGGATAGCTGAAAGGTGAGTTTTTCACTTATAATGAGGCGTTCGTGTAATTGGCAAGTGGACCACAAAATTAATATTATCTGTCCCTGCGTGATACATTCAGGTAGGCAGCAAGAGTTGTTTTGATGCCATTTCCGATGCCTTACCACCGACTGAGTTCCGAAATGGTGAAGGAGCTTGACAGCTTGTTACTATCTGATGTAACTACAGCG
The Oryza glaberrima chromosome 8, OglaRS2, whole genome shotgun sequence DNA segment above includes these coding regions:
- the LOC127782499 gene encoding clp protease adapter protein ClpF, chloroplastic-like isoform X2; amino-acid sequence: MQGIFACGSISSAHGSCFRPACLAVDDLRLFYKINSVTCGAYSWRWCVKKLHMRTNRRQMGTTVRTNARWLFGGDGRSSSNARMERSESANEDILIFYFQLDLQTRIQYALNIEQFDVAKQLREKLTEIETVIIRQREAKRGSSKTEAQDKAINLLRVRADLQKAVDSENYALAAALRDEIAKLETESLAVSAKALAYQNMKYAFRLGQKVRHKVHGYRAVICGMDHVCCESKSWMETANVENLSKGPNQPFYQLQKKILQRLKYQRKEDLITPILNFCFLARTLLGTSFLSSSFVRSMISHVMKLLGMKMTMMAARIAER
- the LOC127782499 gene encoding clp protease adapter protein ClpF, chloroplastic-like isoform X1; translated protein: MQGIFACGSISSAHGSCFRPACLAVDDLRLFYKINSVTCGAYSWRWCVKKLHMRTNRRQMGTTVRTNARWLFGGDGRSSSNARMERSESANEDILIFYFQLDLQTRIQYALNIEQFDVAKQLREKLTEIETVIIRQREAKRGSSKTEAQDKAINLLRVRADLQKAVDSENYALAAALRDEIAKLETESLAVSAKALAYQNMKYAFRLGQKVRHKVHGYRAVICGMDHVCCESKSWMETANVENLSKGPNQPFYQLLVDVYADPELLVAYVAEENLAEAEIPEKGRFDHPYIEFLFFGEDTAGDFIPIKQLREKYDQPRYEASGDEDDDDGSTDS
- the LOC127782499 gene encoding clp protease adapter protein ClpF, chloroplastic-like isoform X3, coding for MQGIFACGSISSAHGSCFRPACLAVDDLRLFYKINSVTCGAYSWRWCVKKLHMRTNRRQMGTTVRTNARWLFGGDGRSSSNARMERSESANEDILIFYFQLDLQTRIQYALNIEQFDVAKQLREKLTEIETVIIRQREAKRGSSKTEAQDKAINLLRVRADLQKAVDSENYALAAALRDEIAKLETESLAVSAKALAYQNMKYAFRLGQKVRHKVHVAEENLAEAEIPEKGRFDHPYIEFLFFGEDTAGDFIPIKQLREKYDQPRYEASGDEDDDDGSTDS